From Chiloscyllium punctatum isolate Juve2018m chromosome 36, sChiPun1.3, whole genome shotgun sequence, the proteins below share one genomic window:
- the LOC140460247 gene encoding uncharacterized protein, producing MEKPEESIPVEKPWKCGDCGKGFRFPSDLDVHRRVHTGERPFSCPECGKGFTRSSHLLAHQWIHTGERPFTCPECEKGFAQACAVVAHQQVHTGLRPFPCPECGKAFSKSSDLLVHRRSHTGERPFPCPECGKAFSNSSALLRHQRVHTGERPFSCPECGKRFNRSSHLLTHRRVHTGERPFNCQECGKAFGDSSALLKHQRVHTGERPFSCPECGKGFKRSSDLLAHRRVHTGERPFSCPECGKGFTQASNLLTHQRVHTQERPFSCPECGKAFSIYSNLLMHQRVHTGERPFACPKCGRRFTWLSNLQRHQRGHKCSHQSDSASDAAVGRPQD from the coding sequence atggagaaacctgaggaatccatccccgtggagaaaccgtggaagtgtggtgactgtgggaaaggcttccgtttcccgtCTGACCTGGACGTTCATCGGCgtgttcacaccggggagaggccgttctcctgccccgagtgtgggaagggctttacccgctcttcccacctgctggcccaccagtggatccacactggggagaggcccttcacctgccccgagtgcgaGAAGGGCTTTGCCCAGGCCTGTGCCGTCGTGgcccaccagcaggtccacactgggctgagacccttcccctgccctgagtgcgggaaggccttcagcaagtCCTCCGACCTGCTGGTCCACCGGCGGtcccacacgggggagagaccattcccctgtcccgagtgcgggaaggccttcagcaattcctctgccctgctgaggcaccagcgagtccacacgggggagaggccattctcctgtcccgagtgcgggaagCGCTTTAAccgctcctcccacctgctgacccaccggcgggtccacacgggggagaggcccttcaacTGCCaggagtgtgggaaggccttcggtgattcctctgccctgctgaagcaccagcgggtccacaccggggagaggccgttttcttgccctgagtgtgggaagggctttaaacGCTCCTCCGACCTGCTAGCCCATCGGCGGgtccacactggagagaggcccttcagttgcccagagtgcgggaagggcttcacccaggcctccaacctgctgacccaccagcgggtccatacacaggagaggcccttcagctgccccgagtgtgggaaggccttcagcatttACTCCAACCTGCTGatgcaccagcgggtccacaccggggaaagGCCATTTGCCTGCCCCAAGTGCGGGCGGAGGTTCACGTGGTTAAGTAACTTGCAGAGGCACCAGCGGGGACACAAATGCTCCCACCAATCTGATTCTGCCAGTGACGCTGCTGTGGGTCGCCCCCAGGACTGA